The genome window ACGGTGACCCGGGCACGGGCGGCCCGGCCGCTCCCCGTACCCCGCTGGGCGGGCACGGACCCGGGACCCGGCACTCCGGTCACCGCCTCCGACGCCGCGTCCACCGCGTTGTCGATCAGATTGCCGAGGATCGTCACCAGATCCCGCTGCGGCAACGTCGCCGACAGGGCGCCGTCGTCGATCAGGCTGTCGTCCGCGAGCACCAGCTCCACCCCCCGTTCGTTCGCCTGCGCCGCCTTGCCGAGCAGCAGTGCGGCCAGCACCGGTTCGGCGACCGCGCCCACCACCCGGTCGGTGAGGGCCTGGGCCAGCTCCAGCTCGGCGGTGGCGAAGCCCACCGCCTCCTCGGCCCGGCCCAGTTCGATCAGCGAGACGACGGTGTGCAGCCGGTTCGCCGCCTCGTGCGCCTGCGAGCGCAGGGCCTGGGTGAATCCCCGCTCCGAGTCCAACTCGCCGGACAGCGCCTGGAGTTCCGTGTGATCGCGCAGTGTCACGACCGTGCCGCGCTGCTCCCCGCCCACCACCGGACGGGTGTTGACCACGATCACCCGGTCCGCCGTCAGATGCAGTTCGTCGACCCGCTCCTCGGAGGCGAGCAGCGCACCGGTCAGCGGCGCCGGCAGATCCAGCTCGACGACCCTGCGCCCGACCGCACCCGGCTCCAGACCGAGCAGCTCCCGGCCCGCGTCGTTGATCAACGCGATCCGTCGCCGTCCGTCGAGCATCAGCAGCCCCTCGCGCACCGCGTGCAGGGTGGCCTGGTGGTAGTCGTGCATCCGGCTCAGCTCGGCGGCGTTCATGCCGTGCGTGTGCCGCCGCAGCCGGGCGTTGATCACATACGTGCCGATGCCGCCGAGCGCGAGCGCCCCGCCCGCCGCCAGCCCCAGCGCCCCGAGCTGCGCCCGCACCTGCGAGGAGACCCGTTCGACCGTGATGCCCGCGCTGACCAGACCGGTGATCCTGCCACCGTCCCGGATCGGGGTGACGACCCGGATCGAGGGGCCGAGCGTGCCGGTGTACGTCTCGGTGAACGTCTCGCCGCGCAGCGCCCGCGCGGTGTGCCCGAGGAACTCCTCGCCGATCCGGTGGGAGTCCGGGTGCGTCCAGCGGACCCGGTCCGGGGACATGATCGTGACGAAGGCGATCCCGGTGTCCTTGCGGACCTTCTCCGCGTACGGCTGCAGCACGGCGGACGGGTCCGGGGTACGGATCGCCTCCCGTACCGACGGCGACTCGGCGATGGCCAGCGCGGCCGACCTGACCTGCTTGGCCGCGGTCTCCTTCGCCTGCTCGCTGCCGGAGGCGTAGGCGAAGAACGCGCACCCCGCCACCACCGCTGCCACCAGCACCACCTGCATGGCGAAGAGCTGACCGGCCAGGCTGCGCGGGCGGGTACGGGGGCGGGGGAGACGCATGGCCACAGTCTGCCTGGCCGAAAACCAATGAACGAAATGCACGCAACGGTGACCGGCGTCACAGGGAGCGAGATATTCGCCAAGGGTTTTTCCGGCTCCCATCCGCCGGGCGGCCCTTGCGCCCCCAGGGACGGGGGAGTGACCCGGACGAACCGAGGAGAACCCCCGTGGGAGTGGCAGCCGCCAAGCGGGACCGCACGCACTATCTGTATCTCGCCGTGATCGCGGCGGTGGGGCTCGGCATCCTCGTGGGCTTCGCGGCCCCGGGCGTCGCCGTCGAGCTCAAGCCGATCGGCACCGGCTTCGTGAACCTGATCAAGATGATGATCTCGCCCATCATCTTCTGCACGATCGTGCTGGGCGTCGGCTCGGTGCGCAAGGCCGCCAAGGTCGGCGCGGTCGGCGGCCTCGCCCTCGGCTACTTCCTGGTCATGTCGACCGTCGCGCTGGCCATCGGTCTGCTCGTCGGCAACCTCCTGGAGCCCGGCCAGGGCCTCCACCTCACCGAGGCCGTACGCGCCGCGGGCGAGAAGCAGGCGGCCGGCGCGAGCGAGTCCACCGCCGACTTCCTGCTCGGCATCATCCCGACCACGATCGTCTCCGCCTTCACCGAGGGCGAGGTGCTGCAGACCCTGCTCATCGCCCTGCTCGCGGGCTTCGCGCTCCAGGCCATGGGCTCGGCGGGCGAGCCGGTGCTGCGCGGCATCGGCCACATCCAGCGCCTCGTCTTCCGGATCCTCGCCATGATCATGTGGGCGGCCCCGGTCGGCGCGTTCGGCGCGATGGCCGCGGTGGTCGGCGAGACCGGCGTCGACGCGCTGAAGTCCCTCGCGATCATCATGATCGGCTTCTACCTCACCTGCGCGATCTTCGTCTTCGTGGTGCTCGGCACGATCCTGAGGCTGGTCGCCGGGGTCAATCTGATCGCGCTGCTGAAGTACCTGGGCCGCGAGTTCCTGCTGATCCTCTCCACCTCCTCCTCCGAGTCCGCCCTGCCGCGACTCATCGCGAAGATGGAACACCTCGGGGTCAGCCGGCCGGTCGTCGGCATCACCGTGCCGACCGGCTACTCCTTCAACCTCGACGGCACCGCGATCTACCTCACGATGTCCTCGCTCTTCATCGCCAACGCGATGGGCGACCCGCTGAGCGCCGGTGAGCAGGTCTCGCTGCTGCTCTTCATGATCGTCGCCTCGAAGGGCGCCGCCGGAGTCACCGGCGCGGGCCTGGCCACCCTCGCGGGCGGCCTCCAGTCGCACCGCCCGGGACTGGTCGACGGCGTCGGCCTGATCGTCGGCATCGACCGCTTCATGAGCGAGGCCCGCGCCATGACGAACTTCGCGGGCAACGCGGTGGCCACCGTCCTGGTCGGCACCTGGACCAAGGAGATCGACAAGGAGCGCGTGGACCAGGTCCTCTCCGGTGCGCTCCCGTGGACCGAGCAGATGCTCAACCAGGACGCCGACACGGGCACCGTCCCGGAGCCCCGGGGCGGCGAGGAGCAGCCCGTCGTGGCGAAGGTGTAGCCACCCGGAACACCTACAGGGCCGCCGCGGGACTCCCGCGGCGGCCCTTCGCGCTTGCCTTGACGTCGGCGTCAAGGTCTACCGTCGAGGACATGCGAATCGGGGAGCTGGCCGAACGGGCCGGGACGACCACGCGGACTCTGCGCTACTACGAGTCACGCGGGCTGCTGTCCGCGCGGCGGGCCGACAACGGCTACCGCGCGTACGACGAGGACGATCTGCGGCTGGTCCAGCAGATCCGGACCCTGCAGGACTTCGGGTTCGAGCTGGAGGAGACCCGGCCGTTCGTCGACTGCCTGCGCGCCGGCCACCCGGCCGGTGACGCCTGCCCCGCCTCGCTCGCCGTCTACCGGCGCAAACTCGGCGAGCTCGACTCGCTCATCGAGCAGCTCCAAGCGGTCCGCGCCCAGGTGGGCGCAGAGCTCGTCAGGGCCGAGCTGGAGGCCGGGGCAGCGCTCCCCGGCGGTCCGGAACCACGTTGTGAACTGGGAGGATGACAGATGATTCATGCAGAGGGCGTGGCCGAGGTCACCGACACCACCTTCGACACGGAGGTGCTCGCGGCGGACTTGCCCGTGCTGGTCGAGTTCACCGCCGACTGGTGCGGCCCGTGCCGCCAGATCGCCCCCGTGCTCAGCGCCGTCGCCACCGAGCTGGCCGGGCGCATGGAGGTCGTCCAGCTCGACATCGACACCAATCCGGGCATCGCGAGCCGGTACGCGGTGCTGTCGGCACCGACCCTGATGGTCTTCCGCTCCGGCGAACCCGTGAAGTCGATGGTGGGCGCCCGCCCCAAGCGCCGGCTGCTCCAGGAACTGGAGGACGTCTTCGAGACGGTGTGAGAGCTCCGGGGCGCGTGGCCCGCGGCCAGGAGAACGAGACGGTCGCGGGCCACGCGCCGTGCGTCAGACCGGCTTCAGCCAGACCGTCGCCAGCGGCGGCAGCGTCAGCAGCAGGCTGCCGGGCCGGCCGTGCGCGGCCACCGGCTGCGGCTTCAGCGGATCGAGATGGCCCACGTCGCTGCCGCCGTACCGGGCGGCGTCGGTGTTGAGGACCTCCGCCCACGCCACCCGGTCCCCGGGCGCGTCCGGGACCCCCACCCGGTACTCGTGCCGCACCACCGGGGAGAAGTTGCTGATGGCCAGGAGCGGTGAGCCGTGCGCGTCGTAGCGCAGGAAGGCGAAGACATTGTCCTCGGCCGCGCCGCCGTCCACCCAGTCGAAGCCCTCCGGAACGGTGTCGCGCTGCCAGAGCGCGGGGGTCGCGCCGTACACCGCGTTCAGGTCGCTCACCAGGGTGCGTACGCCCCGGTGGTCGCTCTCCGCCGCGTACGAGGGATCGAGCAGCCACCAGTCCGGGCCGTGCCCCTCCGACCACTCCGCCCCCTGGGCGAACTCCTGGCCCATGAACAGGAGTTGCTTGCCCGGGTGGGCCCACATGAAGCCGAGGTAGGCCCGGTGGTTGGCGCGCTGCTGCCACCAGTCGCCGGGCATCTTGGAGACCAGCGACCGCTTGCCGTGCACCACCTCGTCGTGCGAGATCGGCAGGACGTAGTTCTCGCTGTACGCGTACACCATCGAGAAGGTCATCTCGTTGTGGTGGTACTTGCGGTGCACCGGCTCCTTGGACACGTACTCCAGGGAGTCGTGCATCCAGCCCATGTTCCACTTCAGCCCGAAACCGAGGCCGCCGAAGCCGCCGGGGCCGACATGGTGGGTGGCGCGGGTGACGCCGTCCCAGGCGGTGGACTCCTCCGCGATGGTCACCACACCCGGATTGCGGCGGTAGACGGTGGCGTTCATCTCCTGCAGGAAGGCGACGGCGTCCAGATTCTCCCGCCCGCCGTGCTCGTTCGGGGACCACTCGCCCTCCTCGCGCGAGTAGTCGAGATAGAGCATCGAGGCGACGGCGTCGACCCGCAGCCCGTCGATGTGGAACTCCTCGCACCAGTAAGTGGCGTTGGACACCAAGAAGTTGCGCACCTCGGTGCGTCCGAAGTCGAACTCCAGCGTGCCCCAGTCGGGGTGCGCCGCCCGCGACGGATCGGAGTGCTCGTACAGCGGCCGGCCGTCGAACTCGGCCAGCGCCCAGTCGTCGCGCGGGAAGTGCGCGGGCACCCAGTCGACGATCACGCCGATCCCGGCCCGGTGCAGGGAATCGACGAGGAAACGGAAGTCGTCGGGGGTGCCCATGCGCGACGTCGGGGCGTAGAAACCGGTGACCTGATAGCCCCAGGAGCCGCCGAAGGGGTGCTCGGAGACCGGCATCAGCTCCACATGCGTGAACCCCAGATCCCTTACGTAAGCCGGGAGTTGGGAGGCCAGCTGGCGGTAGGTGAGCCCCGGGCGCCAGGACGGAAGATGCACCTCGTACACGGACATCGGCGCCTCGTGCACCGGGACGTCCCCGCGGTGCGCCATCCACTCCTGGTCCCGCCATTCGTGGTGCGAGGCCGTCACGATCGAGGCATTGGCGGGCGGCACCTCGGCGTACCGGGCCATCGGGTCGGCGCGCAGCGTGTGCGAACCGTCCGGGCGGCAGACGTCGAACTTGTAGAGCGCGCCCTCCCCGATCGCGGGCAGGAACAGCTCCCACACCCCGGTGGAGCCGAGCGAACGCATCGGGAAGCCGGTGCCGTCCCAGTAGTTGAAGTCCCCGACGACCCGCACACCGCGGGCGTCGGGCGCCCAGACGGTGAACCGGGTGCCTGCCACCCCCTGGTGCTCCATGGGCTGCGCGCCGAGGGCCGTCCACAGCTCCTCGTGCCGCCCCTCGCCGATCAGATGCAGATCCAGATCGCCGAGCGCGGGCAGGAAGCGGTACGGATCCTCCACCTCGATCTCGTTGTCGTCGTAGGCGACCAGCAGCCGGTACTCGGGCAGTGCGGGCATCGGCAGCAGCCCGGAGAAGAAGCCGTCGCCGTCGTCGTGCAGCCGCGCCCGCAGCCCCTTGGCGAGCACGGTCACCGATCGGGCGTACGGGCGCAGCACCCGGAAGGTCACACCACCCCGGACCGGGTGCGCGCCGAGCAGGTCGTGCGGGGCGTGGTGCTCACCGGCGAGCAGCCGTCCCCGGTCGCCGTCGTCGAGGGGGCGCGCCTGTCGTACGCCCTGGCTGCCGGCGCTCCGGCGGGGGTGCGGCGTCGCGGTGCCGGCACGCTCGGCCGCCGGATTCTTCCGCCCGGCGGGGGCGGCCGGTTCCGGCGACGGCGCCGCCGCCTCGGCCGGGCCCGCGGGGGCCGGCGCCCCGTCGGGTGCCGGTGGCTGGACTCGGGGGACCTCGACGGGGGCGGGCGTTTTGGCGGACGGCTTTCGGGACGGCTTGCGGGCGGTCACAGGGACAGCCTCCTCGAAGGGTGTTGAGAGGGGGAGAGAAGGGGACGGGAGAGCGACGGGAGGTGTGCGCCGGGCCGTCAGTCGTCGGCGGCGGCCAGACGGTGGATCGCGGCCATCGGGACCGGAAGCCAGTCGGGCCGGTGCCGTGCCTCGTACAGCACCTCGTACACCGCCTTGTCGGTCTCATGGGCGCGCAGCAACTCCGGTTCGCTGCGCGGGTCGACGCCCGCCGCGTCGGCGTACCCCTCGCAGTAGGCGGTCCGGCAGCGGGCCGCCCAGTCGGCGTTCCACGGGCGGTGCGAGCGGGCCGCATAGTCGAAGGAGCGGAGCATCCCGGCGATGTCGCGCACCGGGAGCTGCGGCCGGCGGCGCTCGGGCAGCGGTCTGGCCGGTTCGCCCTCGAAGTCGATCAGTGACCAGAAACCGTCGGCTGCGCGCAGGGTCTGGCCGAGATGGAGATCGCCGTGCACCCGCTGGGCCGCCCAGTCGCGCCCCCGGTGCCCCAGCGCGGCCACCGCGTCGAAGGCGGCACGCAGCCCGGGGACGTACGGCACGAGCTCCGGCACCGCCTGGGCGGCGGCCTCCAGCCGGCGCACCATCGAGGCGGCGAGGCGCTCGGTCTGGGCGCGGTGCAGGGCGGGCGTCGGCAGCGCGGCGGCGAGCGCGGTGTGGACCTCGGCGGTGGCCCGGCCCAGCGCGTGTGCCTCGTCGGTGAAGTCCAGGCCCGCGGCCAGGGCGCGCAGGGCGAGCCGCCAGCCGTCCTCGGCGCCGCTCAGGAACGGCTGGAGCACACCGAGGGTGAGCGGCCGGGGGGAGATGGACTCGAACCAGGCGACGGGGGCGGGCACCCGCCCGCAGCCCTCCTGTGCGAGCGCCAGCGGAAGTTCCAGGTCGGGGTTGGTGCCCGGGAAGATGCGGCGGAAGATCTTGAGGATGTAGGCGTCGCCGTAGACGAGCGAGGTGTTGGACTGGTCGGTTTCGAGCAGCCGCGGTGCGAGTTCCGCGGCGATGGCCGGACCGCTCCGGTCGAAGCGCAGGGCGCCGAGCGTGCCGGGGGTACGGAACCGTTCCAGCAGGAGTCCGGCGAGGCGCGGGTCGTGCAGCCCCTCGTAGACGGTGCGGCCGGCCAGCGGCCCCTCGGTCACCCGGCCGATGAGCGCGGGCGCCAGCCGGGGCGGCAGCGCGGCCCGTACGCCGAGCAGCAGTTGGTAGCAGTCGTCCGGCGACTGCGCGGGCGTGGCCGGGTGATGGGCCCGGACCAGCAGATGGAGCAGCCCGGTTCCGGTTCCGGCGGCGACGGAACCGGTGCCCACCGGCAGTATTTCGGTCGCCGACACCAGCGAGAACGCGGTGACCGGCCGCCCCTTGCCCGCGAACCAACGCTGCCGGGGCAGCCATTCGTGCAGCAGGGGGGCGAGAGACGGGAGCAGAGCTGTGCTGTCAGCCAGGGCGACCCGAGTGGATGCAGCCTCCGACATGGCATCGCGTCCTTTCCCCGGGCACACCACAGGATGCGAAGAGTGTCCCGGATTGCGGCAATTGCTGTCCGGCTGTGCGGGACGTGTCGGGTCAGGATGGTCCGTACGGACTCGACTCGATGGGATCGAAACGCCAGATGGGACCCGGAAGGGGCCGTACGTGTGTGCGATGTGGGGGAGGGTGCCCCGTGCGGGGCGGCGGAAACCGCCCCGCGGTCGGTGTGGGAGAGGGTGTCCGGTCAGTTCGGCGGCGCGTCCTTGCGCAGCCGGAACCAGTAGAAGCCGTGCCCCGCGAGAGTCAGCAGGTAGGGCCATTGACCGACGGCGGGGAAGCGCACCCCGCCGATCAGCTCCACCGGATGACGCCCGGTGAACGACCGCAGATCGAGCTCCGTCGGCTGCGCGAACCGCGAGAAGTTGTGCACGCACAGCACGAGATCGTCCCCGTGCTCACGGGTGAAGGCGAGCACGGCCGGGTTCGACGACGGCAGTTCGTTGTACGAGCCGAGACCGAAGGCGGGGTTCTGCTTACGGATCTCGATCATCCGCCGCGTCCAGTGCAGCAGCGACGACGGCGACGCCATCGACGCCTCGACATTGGTGACTTGGTATCCGTAGACCGGATCCATGATCGTGGGGAGGTAGAGCCGCCCCGGGTCGCTGGAGGAGAACCCGGCGTTCCGGTCGGGCGTCCACTGCATCGGGGTGCGTACGGCGTCCCGGTCGCCGAGCCAGATGTTGTCGCCCATCCCGATCTCGTCCCCGTAGTAGAGGATCGGGGAGCCGGGCAGGGACAGCAGCAGCGCGGTGAACAGCTCGATCTGGTTGCGGTCGTTGTCCAGCAGGGGCGCGAGCCGCCGCCGGATGCCGATGTTGGCCCGCATGCGCGGATCCTTGGCGTACTCCGCGTACATGTAGTCGCGCTCTTCGTCCGTGACCATTTCGAGGGTGAGTTCGTCGTGGTTGCGCAGGAAGATGCCCCACTGGCAGTTCTTCGGGATCGCCGGTGTCTTCGCCAGGATCTCGGAGACCGGGTAGCGGCTCTCGCGCCGGACGGCCATGAAGATCCGCGGCATCACGGGGAAGTGGAACGCCATGTGGCACTCGTCGCCGCCGGCCTGGTACTCGCCGAAGTAGTCGACGACGTCCTCCGGCCACTGGTTGGCCTCGGCGAGCAGCACGGTGTCCGGGTAGTGCGCGTCGATCTCCTTGCGGACCCGCTTGAGGAAGTCGTGCGTCTCCGGGAGGTTCTCGCAGTTGGTGCCCTCCCGCTGGTAGAGATACGGCACGGCGTCCACCCGGAAACCGTCGATGCCGAGGTCCAGCCAGAAGCGGAGCGCGGAGACGATCTCCTCCTGCACCGCCGGGTTCTCGTAGTTGAGATCGGGCTGGTGGGAGAAGAACCGGTGCCAGTAGTACTGCTTGCGCACCGGGTCGAAGGTCCAGTTGGACGTCTCCGTGTCCACGAAGATGATCCGGGCGTCCGGGAACTGCTTGTCGTCGTCGGCCCAGACGTAGTAGTCGCCGTAAGGTCCCTCCGGGTCGGTGCGGGACTGCTGGAACCAGTCGTGCTGATCGCTCGTGTGGTTCATGACGAAGTCGATGATCACGCGCATCCCGCGCTGGTGCGCGGCGTCGACGAACTCCACGAAGTCGGCCAGATCACCGAACTCCGGCAGCACGGCCGTGTAGTCGGAGACATCGTAACCGCCGTCGCGCAGCGGCGACTTGAAGAACGGCGGCAGCCAGAGGCAGTCGACGCCCAGCCACTGCAGATAGTCCAGTTTGGCGGTGATGCCCTTGAGGTCGCCGATGCCGTCGCCGTTGGAGTCCTGGAAGGACCTGACGAGGACCTCGTAGAAGACGGCGCGCTTGAACCAGTCGGGATCGCGGTCCTTGGCCGGGGTGTCCTCGAACGTGTCGTGGACGGGCTCATTGACGATCATGGTGTGGGTGACCCTCCGGTCGGCGGGGACGGTCGCAGGACGACGATGTGCGCGGGCGTGACGCCCGGCTCCAGACGCACATAGAAGGTCCTGCCCCAGTGATAGGTATCGCCGGTGAGCTCGTCGCGCACCGGCACGCGCTCGTGCCGGTCGAGGCCGAGTCGCGGCATGTCCAACGAGACCGTGGCCTCGTGGGTGTGGTGCGGGTCGAGGTTGACGACCACCAGAACGATGTTCGACCCCGAACGCTTGCTGTACGCGATCAACGCGTCGTTGTCGGTGGAGTGGAAGTGCACGTCGCGCAGTTGCTGCAGAGCCGGGTTGCGGCGCCTGACGCGGTTGAGCGTGGTGATGAGCGGGGCCAGCGAACGGCCCTCGCGCTCCGCCGACTCCCAGTCCCTGGGCCGGATCTGGTACTTCTCCGAGTCGAGGTACTCCTCACTGCCGGGCCGGACCGGGGTGTTCTCGCACAGCTCGTAGCCCGCGTACACACCCCAGGAGGGGGAGAGCGTCGCGGCGAGGACGGCCCGCGTCTCGAAGGCCGGGCGGCCTCCGTCCTGGAGATAGCCGGACAGGATGTCCGGCGTGTTCACGAAGAAGTTGGGCCGCATGTAGGAAGCGGTTTCGCCGGACAACTCCGTGACGTATTCAGTGATTTCCTGCCGGGTGTTGCGCCAGGTGAAATACGTGTAGGACTGCTGGAAGCCGATGGTCGCGAGCGTCTTCATCATCGCGGGTCGGGTGAATGCCTCGGCCAGAAAGATCACATCGGGGTCGGTCCGGTTGATGTCCGCGATCACCTTCTCCCAGAAGATCACCGGCTTGGTGTGCGGATTGTCGACACGGAAGATCCGCACCCCGTGATCCATCCAGAACCGCAGAATGCGCACGGTCTCGGCGACCAGTCCGCGCAGATCCTTGTCGAAGGCGATCGGATAGATGTCCTGGTATTTCTTCGGCGGATTCTCGGCATAGGCGATCGAGCCGTCCGCACGATGGTGGAACCACTCCGGGTGTTTCTCCACCCAGGGGTGGTCGGGAGAACACTGGAGCGCGAAATCGAGGGCGATCTCCATGCGCAGATCGCGGGCTGTCCTGGCGAAATGATCGAAGTCGTCGAGGGTGCCGAGCCCGGGATGGACGGCGTCGTGACCGCCCTCCGCGGAGCCGATCGCCCACGGTACCCCCACGTCGTGCGGGGCGGGGGAGAGCGAGTTGTTGGGGCCCTTGCGGTGGGTGGTTCCGATGGGGTGGATCGGCGGGAGATAGACCACGTCGAAGCCCATCGCGGCGACCGCGGGAAGCCGCTCGGCGGCCGTGCGGAAGGTGCCGCTGACGATCCTCGCCGGCTTTCCGGCCCTGCTCGCCCCGTCCTTCCTCCTCGTAGGCGCGGCCGGTTCGACCCTGGCCCCCTCCGAGCGCGGGAACAGCTCGTACCAGGAGCCGAACAGGGCCCGTCGGCGCTCGACCACCAGCGGCAGCGGCCGGGACGCGCTGACCAGTTCGCGCAGCGGATGGCGGGCGAGCGCGGCCTGCGCCTCGGGGGCGAGCGCCGCGGCCAGCCGGGCGGCGGCCGGGCGGGACGCGTCGCGCAGCGCGTCGACGGCGGCCAGCACCGCCTCGCGGCCGTCCCGCTTGGGTACGCCCCCGGCGGCCCGCTCGTACAGCTCGGCACCCTCCGCCAGGACGAGCGCGGTGTCGATCCCCGCCGGAATCTTGATCCGGGCGTGCTGCCGCCAGGTGGTGACCGGATCGCTCCAGGCCTCGACCGTATACGTCCAGCGGCCCTCGGAGACCGGGGTGACATCGGCGCCCCAGCGGTCGGTGCCGGGGGCGAGCTCGCGCATCGGCGTCCATGGACCGGGGCGCCCGCTCGGGTCCACCAGGACCACATTGGCGGCGACGGCCTCGTGGCCCTCGCGGAAGACGGTCGCGGTGACCTGGAAGGTCTCATCGGCGACGGCCTTGGCGGGCCTTCTGCCGCAGTCGACGAGGGGGCGGACGTCGAGGACGGGAATGCGACCGATCATGGAATCACCTGGGGACTGGGGTTCGGGCTGAACGGGGCGCGGCACAGTGGCGGAGGGTGAAATGCGCGCACCGCTGCCGATGGGGTCCGTCCTTTCTAGCTGCTCCGTCGACGGCTGGTGGGGTGTGGGCATGGCCGCTCCTGTCCGCATTCACTCGAATGGCAGTCGAATGAGCTGAGCACGGGTATGTTGCGCGGATGTGAACCGGATGGAAACCGGACCGCGGATGCCTCGCATTCGTGCTGCATTCGGGCGTTATTCACATGGCACCCGGGGCGCACTCGGGCTGTGTACCGGAGAAGCCTTCCCGCGATTCCCGGTGGGCCGATCCGGTGGTTCTGTCAACTGCTCGGGCGTATCCATGACGACCTGTTCGCACCGGCGCCGCCCACGGTGCGCGGGCCCGCCGGTGACCTTCCGGACGCCACTGGGCAGCTTTCCCTCTGGTGCGAAGTGCCACAAGACCGAACGAGGGAATGGAATCGGCCATTACCTGTGTGGTCGGTGTGCCCGGACGGGCCGCGAGTGAATCCGGATACGGATGGGGCGGGGCCCGCCGCCACCGTCGAGAGTGACGCAGCGGCGCACCCCGTGGTGCGTCCCCCTCGGATCAGTACGTCCCCTGTAAAGGTGGAATACGTGAAGGCCATTCGTCGATTCACCGTGCGTCCCGTCCTCCCCGAACCCCTTCGACCGCTCAGCGACCTCGCCCACAATCTGCGCTGGTCCTGGCACACCGAGACCCGTGAGCTGTTCCAGGCCGTCGACCCGGAGG of Streptomyces sp. NBC_01363 contains these proteins:
- a CDS encoding alpha-1,4-glucan--maltose-1-phosphate maltosyltransferase, producing the protein MIGRIPVLDVRPLVDCGRRPAKAVADETFQVTATVFREGHEAVAANVVLVDPSGRPGPWTPMRELAPGTDRWGADVTPVSEGRWTYTVEAWSDPVTTWRQHARIKIPAGIDTALVLAEGAELYERAAGGVPKRDGREAVLAAVDALRDASRPAAARLAAALAPEAQAALARHPLRELVSASRPLPLVVERRRALFGSWYELFPRSEGARVEPAAPTRRKDGASRAGKPARIVSGTFRTAAERLPAVAAMGFDVVYLPPIHPIGTTHRKGPNNSLSPAPHDVGVPWAIGSAEGGHDAVHPGLGTLDDFDHFARTARDLRMEIALDFALQCSPDHPWVEKHPEWFHHRADGSIAYAENPPKKYQDIYPIAFDKDLRGLVAETVRILRFWMDHGVRIFRVDNPHTKPVIFWEKVIADINRTDPDVIFLAEAFTRPAMMKTLATIGFQQSYTYFTWRNTRQEITEYVTELSGETASYMRPNFFVNTPDILSGYLQDGGRPAFETRAVLAATLSPSWGVYAGYELCENTPVRPGSEEYLDSEKYQIRPRDWESAEREGRSLAPLITTLNRVRRRNPALQQLRDVHFHSTDNDALIAYSKRSGSNIVLVVVNLDPHHTHEATVSLDMPRLGLDRHERVPVRDELTGDTYHWGRTFYVRLEPGVTPAHIVVLRPSPPTGGSPTP